From one Leifsonia soli genomic stretch:
- a CDS encoding TetR/AcrR family transcriptional regulator — protein MSTATVSPRPKPRERVLAAAARLFVREGVNAVGVDRLAQEAEVSKRSIYQHFDGKDAIVATMLEEYGPSVVAGYFESDAEGDPRDRVLHVFDALQAAAQASDFYGCPFVNVATELRDREHPAAVVARGFKDRLTAYFERQAAEAGAADPRTLAIQLTLLFDGASASAAMRGGTPDAARLAAAQLFDAATAA, from the coding sequence ATGTCCACAGCCACCGTTTCCCCAAGGCCCAAGCCGCGGGAACGCGTGCTGGCCGCCGCTGCGCGCCTGTTCGTGCGCGAGGGCGTCAACGCGGTCGGCGTGGACCGGCTCGCGCAGGAGGCCGAGGTCTCCAAGCGCTCGATCTACCAGCACTTCGACGGCAAGGATGCGATCGTCGCCACGATGCTCGAGGAGTACGGGCCGAGCGTCGTCGCGGGGTACTTCGAGTCCGATGCGGAGGGGGACCCGCGGGATCGGGTGCTGCATGTCTTCGACGCCCTGCAGGCGGCTGCGCAGGCGAGCGACTTCTACGGCTGCCCCTTCGTCAACGTGGCGACCGAGCTGCGCGACCGCGAGCATCCCGCCGCGGTCGTCGCCCGCGGGTTCAAGGACAGGCTGACCGCCTACTTCGAGCGTCAGGCCGCGGAGGCCGGAGCCGCTGACCCCCGCACCCTCGCCATCCAGCTGACCCTGCTGTTCGACGGCGCCTCAGCGAGCGCCGCCATGCGCGGCGGAACGCCCGACGCCGCGCGCCTCGCCGCCGCCCAGCTCTTCGACGCCGCGACCGCCGCCTGA
- a CDS encoding SDR family oxidoreductase: MTDITGRVALVTGANRGLGAAFVAALLERGATKVYAAARRPETISAGDPRVVPLALDVTDADSIRRAAEIATDVTILVNNAGIAVNESLVTGDLAEIHREFDTNFWGPVLVTRAFAPILEANGGGAIVSMHSALSWLAFGSYSATKAALWSASNSARVELAPAGIQVVGVHVGYVDTDMAADAEGVKVPPRQVVDEALDTVQEGGAEAIVGEVAQQVKAHLHEDVRVLYPQLAR; this comes from the coding sequence ATGACCGACATCACCGGCCGCGTCGCCCTCGTCACCGGCGCCAATCGCGGACTCGGCGCCGCCTTCGTCGCGGCGCTCCTGGAGCGCGGTGCGACGAAGGTCTACGCCGCCGCGCGCCGACCCGAGACCATCTCCGCCGGCGACCCGCGCGTCGTCCCCCTCGCCCTCGACGTGACGGACGCCGACAGCATCCGGCGGGCGGCCGAGATCGCGACAGACGTCACGATCCTCGTCAACAACGCGGGCATCGCCGTCAACGAGTCGCTCGTCACCGGTGACCTCGCCGAGATCCACCGCGAGTTCGACACGAACTTCTGGGGACCGGTGCTCGTCACGCGGGCGTTCGCCCCCATCCTCGAGGCGAACGGCGGAGGCGCCATCGTGAGCATGCATTCGGCGCTCAGCTGGCTCGCCTTCGGCTCCTACAGCGCCACGAAGGCGGCGCTCTGGTCGGCCAGCAACTCTGCACGTGTGGAGCTCGCTCCCGCGGGCATCCAGGTCGTCGGCGTCCACGTCGGATACGTCGACACCGACATGGCGGCGGACGCGGAGGGAGTGAAGGTCCCGCCGCGGCAGGTCGTCGACGAAGCGCTCGACACGGTGCAGGAGGGCGGCGCGGAGGCGATCGTCGGCGAGGTGGCGCAGCAGGTCAAGGCGCACCTCCACGAGGATGTGCGCGTGCTCTACCCCCAGCTGGCCAGATAG
- a CDS encoding aldose 1-epimerase family protein, whose amino-acid sequence MRPATGEQYELDFGDLSATIVQVGAGIRSLRFAESDLTEPYPVGEQPPSACGIVLVPWPNRVADGRWELGGEARQLDLTEPAKRNAIHGLLRRRPYELVDRSDSMVTQAATVYPEPGYPFLLDTTVTHELHTEGLQVTHTISNAGESAAPVAVGAHPYLRIADVPAEQLTVTVAARTRFETDDRSNVTGEAPVAGTPYDLSAGRRVSELELDTGFADLPDGPVEHVLAADDGRRVVLWADEAFRYVQVFTHRSFATKPGGVALAIEPMTAPANALNSGRGLRWLEPGETWSVSWGVRPEGFGGEAYLASWG is encoded by the coding sequence ATGCGACCCGCCACCGGTGAACAGTACGAACTCGACTTCGGCGATCTGAGCGCCACCATCGTGCAGGTGGGAGCGGGCATCCGCTCGCTCCGCTTCGCGGAATCCGACCTCACCGAGCCGTATCCGGTCGGGGAGCAGCCGCCCTCCGCGTGCGGGATCGTCCTGGTGCCCTGGCCCAACCGCGTCGCCGACGGCCGGTGGGAGCTCGGCGGGGAGGCGCGGCAGCTCGACCTGACCGAACCGGCGAAGCGGAACGCCATCCACGGCCTGCTGCGACGTCGTCCGTACGAGCTGGTCGATCGCTCCGACTCTATGGTCACGCAGGCCGCGACCGTCTACCCCGAGCCGGGGTATCCGTTCCTCCTCGACACCACGGTGACGCACGAGCTGCACACCGAGGGGCTGCAGGTCACCCACACGATCAGCAATGCGGGGGAAAGCGCCGCACCGGTGGCCGTCGGCGCGCATCCCTACCTCCGCATCGCGGACGTCCCGGCGGAGCAGCTGACCGTCACCGTGGCGGCGCGCACGCGGTTCGAGACGGACGACCGCAGCAACGTCACGGGCGAGGCGCCGGTCGCCGGAACGCCGTACGACCTGTCGGCCGGACGCCGGGTCAGCGAACTGGAACTCGACACCGGCTTCGCCGACCTGCCGGACGGGCCGGTGGAGCACGTCCTCGCCGCCGACGACGGCCGCCGTGTCGTGCTCTGGGCCGATGAGGCGTTCCGCTACGTGCAGGTGTTCACGCACCGGTCGTTCGCGACCAAGCCCGGGGGAGTGGCGCTCGCGATCGAGCCGATGACCGCCCCTGCGAACGCCCTCAACTCGGGCCGGGGGCTGCGCTGGCTGGAGCCGGGCGAGACCTGGTCGGTGAGCTGGGGCGTCCGTCCGGAGGGGTTCGGCGGAGAGGCCTATCTGGCCAGCTGGGGGTAG
- a CDS encoding DeoR/GlpR family DNA-binding transcription regulator yields MSEALPAALRRERMLELIGRAGFARVSDLSEAFQVSDVTVRSDLDALDREQSIRRVHGGAVLRTAGMREPSFEEALESSADEKRRIAQAAAAMVASGSSVLLDVGTTTAAIARALVERDDLENVTVITNGLTIALELERAIPRFEVVVTGGTLRPLQHSLVEPLAAALLGRIHADIAFIGCTGVHPVGGVTNVNLPEADLKRVMVGSAERAVVVADGSKLGRTHLGRIAAVDEVAELITGESAPLPEVAALRDAGLPVIVA; encoded by the coding sequence ATGAGCGAAGCCCTCCCCGCGGCGCTCCGGCGCGAACGGATGCTCGAGCTGATCGGGCGTGCCGGCTTCGCCCGGGTGTCGGATCTGAGCGAGGCGTTCCAGGTCTCCGACGTCACCGTCCGGAGCGACCTCGACGCGCTCGATCGCGAGCAGAGCATCCGGCGGGTCCACGGCGGTGCCGTGCTGCGGACGGCGGGGATGCGGGAGCCGAGCTTCGAGGAGGCCTTGGAGTCGTCGGCTGACGAGAAGCGCCGGATCGCTCAGGCCGCGGCCGCGATGGTCGCCTCCGGCAGCAGCGTGCTGCTCGATGTCGGCACGACGACCGCCGCGATCGCCCGCGCCCTGGTCGAGCGCGACGACCTCGAGAACGTGACCGTGATCACCAACGGGCTCACGATCGCCCTCGAGCTGGAGCGGGCGATCCCGCGGTTCGAGGTCGTCGTCACCGGAGGAACGCTGCGGCCGCTGCAGCACTCGCTCGTGGAGCCCCTGGCCGCCGCGCTGCTGGGTCGCATCCATGCCGACATCGCCTTCATCGGCTGCACCGGCGTCCACCCCGTCGGAGGCGTCACCAACGTCAACCTGCCGGAGGCCGACCTCAAGCGCGTCATGGTCGGATCGGCCGAGCGCGCCGTCGTGGTCGCCGACGGCAGCAAGCTGGGCAGGACGCACCTCGGCCGGATCGCCGCGGTTGACGAGGTCGCCGAGCTGATCACGGGGGAGTCCGCGCCCCTGCCCGAGGTGGCGGCCCTGCGGGATGCGGGGCTCCCGGTGATCGTCGCCTGA
- the galT gene encoding galactose-1-phosphate uridylyltransferase, which translates to MASITKRPTRLSDGRDLIYYDDADTTLGAERKPDLREPAPRPATATMRQDPLTGEWVSIAAARQNRVMLPPAELDPLAPATPSNPSEIPDLYDVAVFENKSPSFGPLLVDDNAPEGLDDLARVGLGRTRTSVGRCEVVCFSPATAGSFGSLSPSRARTVIEAWADRTTELSALPGVRQVFPFENRGEAIGVTLHHPHGQIYAYPYITPRTTALIRSLDAYGPTLFPDLLERERASERVVLAGEHWTAYVPFAARWPIEIHVLPHRHVADIAETNAAERDELATLYLRVLRGVDALYDTPTPYIAAWHQAPVGVRRDEIRLMLQLTSPRRGADKLKFLAGSESAMGAWVGDIPPEQAAAALRDAVARADRDNPVGDLPVSVTGLVTGPVVAPAGTASPSDREADR; encoded by the coding sequence ATGGCCTCGATCACGAAGCGTCCCACCCGTCTCTCCGACGGCCGGGACCTCATCTACTACGACGACGCCGACACGACGCTCGGCGCGGAGCGCAAGCCCGACCTGCGCGAGCCGGCACCCCGTCCGGCCACCGCGACGATGCGGCAGGACCCGCTCACCGGCGAGTGGGTGTCCATCGCGGCCGCACGCCAGAACCGGGTGATGCTCCCTCCGGCCGAGCTCGACCCGCTCGCCCCGGCCACTCCATCCAACCCGTCCGAGATCCCGGACCTCTACGACGTCGCCGTCTTCGAGAACAAGTCGCCGTCGTTCGGTCCGCTCCTCGTCGACGACAACGCCCCCGAGGGGCTCGACGATCTCGCGCGGGTGGGGCTCGGCCGCACCCGCACCTCCGTCGGCCGCTGCGAAGTCGTCTGCTTCAGCCCGGCGACCGCCGGCTCCTTCGGAAGCCTCAGCCCGTCACGTGCGCGGACCGTCATCGAGGCCTGGGCGGACCGCACCACCGAGCTCTCCGCGCTGCCCGGCGTGCGCCAGGTGTTCCCGTTCGAGAACCGCGGAGAGGCGATCGGCGTCACGCTGCACCACCCGCACGGGCAGATCTACGCCTACCCCTACATCACGCCGCGGACGACGGCCCTGATCCGCTCGCTCGACGCGTACGGGCCGACGCTGTTCCCCGACCTCCTGGAGCGCGAGCGCGCCTCCGAGCGCGTGGTGCTCGCCGGAGAGCACTGGACCGCCTACGTGCCCTTCGCCGCACGCTGGCCGATCGAGATCCACGTGCTTCCGCACCGCCACGTCGCCGACATCGCGGAGACGAACGCCGCGGAGCGGGACGAGCTGGCCACCCTCTACCTGCGGGTGCTGCGCGGGGTGGATGCGCTCTACGACACCCCCACCCCGTACATCGCCGCCTGGCACCAGGCGCCCGTCGGCGTGCGGCGGGACGAGATCCGCCTCATGCTGCAGCTGACCTCGCCCCGCCGCGGCGCGGATAAGCTGAAGTTCCTGGCCGGCTCGGAGTCGGCCATGGGCGCCTGGGTGGGCGACATCCCTCCCGAGCAGGCGGCCGCGGCTCTCCGCGACGCCGTCGCCCGCGCCGACCGCGACAACCCGGTCGGCGATCTGCCGGTCTCCGTGACCGGGCTCGTCACCGGGCCCGTCGTGGCCCCGGCGGGCACCGCATCCCCTTCCGACCGAGAGGCTGACCGATGA
- the galK gene encoding galactokinase codes for MTDLRTGVRDDFAEVFGREPDGVWSAPGRVNLIGEHTDYNLGFVLPFAINRRTVAAVGARDDRVLRVGSTFADEVVEVSLDELAPEVLSGWSAYPLGVAWALGQFGADLAAVPGVDILLDSNVPVGAGLSSSAAIEGAVAVALNDLWRLGFDRRTLARVGQRAENVAVGAPTGIMDQSASLLGERDAAVFLDCRSLDSEVVPLGLEAAGLEILIIDTGVTHSHATGGYAERRASCEEGARILGVEALRDVSVGDLDRARELMDDVTFRRVRHVVTEDQRVLDTVRTLREQGPGAIGGLLDASHVSMRDDFEISVPELDLAVETAQANGAIGARMTGGGFGGSAIALVPTDALSRVLVALDGAFAEHGFGQPDLFTVQASEGARRES; via the coding sequence ATGACCGACCTGCGCACCGGCGTCCGCGACGACTTCGCCGAGGTGTTCGGCCGCGAACCCGACGGCGTGTGGTCGGCTCCCGGCCGGGTCAACCTGATCGGCGAGCACACCGACTACAACCTGGGATTCGTCCTGCCGTTCGCGATCAACCGGCGCACCGTCGCCGCGGTCGGCGCGCGCGACGACCGCGTCCTCCGCGTCGGGAGCACGTTCGCGGACGAGGTGGTCGAGGTCTCCCTCGACGAGCTCGCGCCCGAGGTCCTCTCCGGCTGGTCGGCGTACCCGCTGGGCGTCGCCTGGGCCCTCGGCCAGTTCGGCGCCGACCTGGCCGCCGTGCCGGGCGTCGACATCCTGCTCGACTCCAACGTGCCCGTCGGCGCCGGCCTGTCGTCGTCCGCGGCGATCGAGGGGGCCGTCGCTGTCGCGCTCAACGACCTGTGGCGGCTCGGCTTCGACCGCCGCACCCTGGCGCGTGTCGGCCAGCGGGCCGAGAACGTCGCCGTCGGCGCGCCCACCGGCATCATGGACCAGTCCGCGTCGCTCCTCGGCGAGCGCGACGCCGCCGTCTTCCTCGACTGCCGGTCGCTCGACTCCGAGGTCGTGCCCCTCGGGCTCGAGGCCGCCGGGCTCGAGATCCTCATCATCGACACCGGCGTGACGCACTCCCACGCCACCGGCGGCTACGCCGAGCGTCGCGCCTCGTGCGAAGAGGGCGCGCGCATCCTGGGCGTCGAGGCGCTCCGGGATGTGTCGGTCGGCGACCTGGACCGCGCACGCGAACTGATGGACGACGTGACCTTCCGCCGCGTCCGCCACGTCGTCACCGAGGACCAGCGTGTGCTCGACACCGTGCGCACCCTGCGCGAGCAGGGACCGGGCGCCATCGGCGGACTGCTGGACGCCTCCCACGTCTCCATGCGCGACGACTTCGAGATCTCGGTCCCGGAGCTCGACCTGGCGGTGGAGACCGCGCAGGCGAACGGCGCGATCGGCGCGCGGATGACCGGGGGCGGCTTCGGCGGCTCGGCGATCGCCCTGGTGCCGACGGACGCCCTCAGCCGCGTGCTCGTCGCGCTCGACGGCGCGTTCGCCGAGCACGGCTTCGGCCAGCCCGACCTCTTCACCGTGCAGGCGTCGGAGGGTGCGCGGCGCGAAAGCTGA
- a CDS encoding MBL fold metallo-hydrolase, which produces MSGQGVNDPVVVWLDADTVQLRQPKTSHWEAPFLYLLFGRERALLIDTGATADEAVFPLRTTVEGLIAEWLRRNPAVFVRPYPLVVAHSHGHGDHIAGDALLRDRPGTTVVGTSPAEVIGFFGFPTWPDATVSYDLGRRVVDVIGGPGHEPSAVVFFDRQTGILFTGDTVLPARLYVRDLGQYRATIERLIRFRDDPPAPVRELRGAHIEMSSEPGVDYPAGTVEQPDEAPLPLRPRILDRVLAALGELRGVPGERIVAKRFIVVVDR; this is translated from the coding sequence GTGAGTGGACAGGGAGTGAACGATCCGGTCGTCGTCTGGCTCGACGCGGACACCGTCCAGCTGCGGCAGCCCAAGACGTCGCACTGGGAGGCGCCGTTCCTCTACCTGCTGTTCGGGCGGGAGCGGGCGCTGCTCATCGACACCGGGGCGACCGCCGACGAGGCGGTGTTCCCGCTGCGCACGACCGTCGAGGGCCTCATCGCGGAGTGGCTGCGCCGCAACCCGGCTGTGTTCGTGCGGCCGTATCCCCTGGTCGTCGCCCACTCCCACGGGCACGGCGACCACATCGCGGGCGACGCGCTCCTGCGGGACCGGCCGGGCACCACGGTCGTCGGCACCAGCCCCGCCGAGGTGATCGGGTTCTTCGGATTCCCGACCTGGCCGGACGCGACGGTCTCGTACGACCTCGGTCGCCGGGTCGTCGACGTCATCGGCGGGCCCGGGCACGAGCCGTCGGCCGTCGTGTTCTTCGACCGGCAGACGGGAATCCTGTTCACCGGGGACACCGTCCTGCCCGCCCGGCTGTACGTGCGCGACCTCGGGCAGTACAGGGCGACGATCGAGCGGCTGATCCGGTTCCGCGACGACCCGCCCGCGCCGGTGCGCGAGCTGCGCGGCGCGCACATCGAGATGTCGTCGGAGCCGGGCGTCGACTATCCGGCGGGGACGGTCGAGCAGCCGGACGAGGCTCCGCTGCCGCTGCGGCCGCGCATCCTCGACCGCGTGCTGGCCGCCCTCGGCGAGCTGCGCGGCGTGCCCGGCGAGCGCATCGTCGCGAAGCGCTTCATCGTCGTCGTCGACCGCTGA
- a CDS encoding YbaK/EbsC family protein, translated as MSDAAAERTHPAVERVEAALLAAGVEPRVRWFASATPTAASAAAELGVEVGAIANSLVFTIDGEPLLVMTSGAHRVDTAFLGERLGGRIRRADAETVKAATGQTIGGVAPVGHPQPLRTVVDVALADYPEVWAAAGHAHTVFPTTFDELIRLTGGEPTPVEPPLL; from the coding sequence GTGAGCGACGCCGCGGCCGAGCGGACGCATCCCGCGGTCGAACGCGTCGAGGCGGCGCTGCTCGCCGCGGGCGTCGAGCCGCGGGTGCGCTGGTTCGCGTCGGCGACCCCGACGGCCGCGTCCGCCGCGGCCGAGCTCGGCGTCGAGGTCGGCGCGATCGCGAACTCGCTGGTCTTCACGATCGACGGCGAGCCGCTCCTCGTGATGACCTCCGGCGCGCACCGCGTCGACACCGCGTTCCTCGGCGAGCGGCTCGGCGGCCGCATCCGCCGTGCCGACGCGGAGACCGTCAAGGCGGCGACCGGCCAGACCATCGGCGGCGTCGCGCCGGTCGGCCACCCGCAACCGCTGCGCACCGTGGTGGATGTGGCGCTCGCGGACTACCCGGAGGTCTGGGCGGCCGCCGGCCACGCCCACACGGTGTTCCCGACGACCTTCGACGAACTCATCCGCCTCACCGGCGGCGAGCCCACCCCCGTCGAGCCGCCCCTCCTCTAG
- a CDS encoding bifunctional methylenetetrahydrofolate dehydrogenase/methenyltetrahydrofolate cyclohydrolase: MTAQILDGKATAAAIKAELKERVSALREQGVVPGLGTILVGDDPGSQWYVAGKHRDCAEVGIASIRRDLPADISQAELEAVVEELNADPDCTGFIVQLPLPGHLDTDAILELVDPAKDADGLHPTNLGRLVLNVNRPITSPLPCTPRGVIELMLRHGIDIRGRDVVVVGRGVTVGRSIGALLTRREYNATVTLTHTGTRDLDAHLRRADIIVAAAGVAGLVTAANVKPGAIVLDVGVSRVEDPVTGKSVVAGDVAPDVAEVASWISPNPGGVGPMTRALLLQNVVESAERELL; encoded by the coding sequence GTGACCGCACAGATTCTGGACGGGAAGGCGACCGCCGCCGCGATCAAGGCGGAGCTGAAGGAGCGCGTGAGCGCGCTGCGTGAGCAGGGCGTCGTCCCGGGGCTCGGCACGATCCTCGTCGGCGACGACCCCGGCTCGCAGTGGTACGTCGCCGGCAAGCACCGCGACTGCGCGGAGGTGGGCATCGCATCCATCCGCCGCGACCTGCCCGCCGACATCTCGCAGGCCGAGCTCGAGGCCGTGGTCGAGGAGCTGAACGCCGACCCCGACTGCACCGGCTTCATCGTGCAGCTCCCGCTGCCCGGGCACCTCGACACCGACGCCATCCTCGAGCTCGTCGACCCGGCGAAGGATGCGGACGGCCTGCACCCGACGAACCTCGGCCGCCTGGTCCTCAACGTCAACCGGCCGATCACCTCTCCGCTGCCCTGCACGCCGCGCGGCGTGATCGAGCTGATGCTGCGGCACGGCATCGACATCCGCGGCAGGGATGTGGTGGTCGTCGGGCGCGGCGTCACCGTCGGCCGCTCGATCGGCGCGCTGCTCACCCGCCGCGAGTACAACGCGACCGTCACCCTCACCCACACCGGCACGCGCGACCTCGACGCGCACCTCCGCCGCGCCGACATCATCGTGGCCGCCGCGGGCGTCGCCGGCCTCGTCACGGCGGCGAACGTCAAGCCGGGCGCCATCGTGCTCGACGTCGGCGTGAGCCGCGTGGAGGACCCGGTGACCGGCAAGAGCGTCGTCGCGGGCGATGTGGCTCCGGATGTGGCCGAGGTCGCCTCCTGGATCTCCCCGAACCCGGGCGGCGTCGGCCCGATGACGCGCGCGCTGCTGCTGCAGAACGTCGTCGAGTCGGCGGAGCGGGAGCTGCTGTGA